The Egibacteraceae bacterium genome has a segment encoding these proteins:
- a CDS encoding anti-sigma factor, whose product MTADVHAMAGAYALHALPADERAFFERHITVCEACHLEVDEFATTAALLGSASADAPPPVLREQVLRAVDVTRQAPPAQLGAPPAQRSGRRLLEMVLGGVAASLAVALLVLSGVTVAMNERLGELEAAAPTTVVDDRALAVLAAPDAKTRPLAAEGGAAGRFVYSPRLDMGVFVARDLAPLPPDSTYELWLYHDGTPVPATVFDPDDHGRALTVVEGSVTGAESAAVTVEPHGGSPAPTGGTVLQGSV is encoded by the coding sequence ATGACCGCCGATGTGCACGCCATGGCGGGCGCGTACGCGCTGCACGCCCTGCCTGCGGACGAGCGGGCCTTCTTCGAGCGCCACATCACCGTGTGCGAGGCCTGCCACCTGGAGGTCGACGAGTTCGCCACCACTGCCGCATTGCTCGGCAGCGCGTCCGCGGACGCGCCACCACCGGTGCTGCGCGAGCAGGTCCTGCGCGCGGTCGACGTCACGCGCCAGGCCCCGCCCGCCCAGCTCGGGGCGCCGCCGGCACAGCGGTCGGGGCGTCGCCTCCTGGAGATGGTGCTCGGCGGCGTCGCGGCGTCGCTGGCCGTCGCGCTGCTCGTCCTGTCGGGGGTCACCGTCGCCATGAACGAGCGCCTCGGCGAGCTGGAGGCGGCAGCGCCCACCACCGTGGTCGACGACCGGGCGTTGGCCGTACTGGCGGCACCCGACGCCAAGACGCGCCCGCTCGCAGCCGAGGGCGGCGCTGCCGGCCGCTTCGTGTACTCCCCCCGGCTGGACATGGGCGTGTTCGTCGCACGCGACCTGGCGCCCCTGCCCCCCGACTCCACCTACGAGCTGTGGCTGTACCACGACGGCACCCCGGTCCCGGCCACGGTCTTCGACCCCGACGACCACGGCCGGGCCCTGACGGTGGTGGAGGGGTCGGTGACCGGGGCCGAGTCCGCCGCGGTCACCGTCGAGCCCCACGGCGGCTCGCCCGCACCGACCGGTGGCACCGTCCTGCAGGGTTCGGTGTAG
- a CDS encoding FEA1-related lipoprotein (This lipoprotein, of unknown function, is related to FEA1 (Fe-assimilating protein 1) from Chlamydomonas reinhardtii (see PF07692).), with translation MYPRLRYLAVALVAAPLILTACADADLDGEDTTTEDASGSDSDSAGDPDQGSASGELGGYEPVSDVDAHARLVLDMCEVNEALPGDGELDDEAVRAAYTEGGSSQRGDGSNRTLQGAATGGHDEPLWNRYAEHFGSDTFADDFVTAALEGTGEFDGEPDGVRRQGIQKGIQNQVLMAHVFHELDAAAAKVQAGETDAAEGAPHNVDEAWAFYHGADPNCAPYATASKRGEDFGTGEAVNESLLAATERMRDAAGEGDQAAFEEAYDEFVSTALVTYVQATIKYGQVMGEDLAGGDQEAARVHQAEGYAFWRVLAPFIAEADAAAAEEIDAVLALTAEPTEGEGDAIRAALEGVYADLGIDEEQVGEFQSS, from the coding sequence GTGTACCCACGCCTACGCTATTTGGCAGTCGCGCTCGTCGCGGCGCCACTGATCCTTACCGCCTGCGCCGATGCCGACCTCGACGGTGAGGACACCACGACAGAAGACGCCAGCGGATCCGACTCCGACAGCGCCGGCGATCCCGACCAGGGCTCGGCGTCCGGCGAGCTCGGCGGCTACGAGCCCGTGTCGGATGTGGATGCCCACGCCCGGCTTGTTTTGGACATGTGCGAGGTCAACGAGGCGCTGCCCGGCGATGGCGAGCTCGACGACGAGGCGGTCCGCGCCGCCTACACCGAGGGTGGCAGCTCCCAGCGCGGGGACGGCTCGAACCGGACCTTGCAGGGCGCCGCGACGGGCGGCCACGACGAGCCCCTCTGGAACCGCTACGCCGAGCACTTCGGGAGCGATACCTTTGCCGACGACTTCGTGACCGCAGCGCTCGAGGGCACCGGGGAGTTCGACGGGGAGCCCGACGGGGTGCGTCGCCAGGGCATCCAGAAGGGCATCCAGAACCAGGTGTTGATGGCGCACGTCTTCCACGAGCTGGACGCGGCGGCGGCGAAGGTGCAGGCCGGCGAGACCGACGCGGCCGAGGGCGCCCCCCACAACGTCGACGAGGCCTGGGCCTTCTACCATGGCGCGGATCCCAACTGCGCTCCCTACGCGACGGCGTCCAAGCGGGGCGAGGACTTCGGTACCGGCGAGGCGGTCAACGAGTCGTTGCTCGCGGCGACGGAGCGCATGCGCGACGCCGCCGGGGAAGGCGACCAGGCCGCCTTCGAGGAGGCCTACGACGAGTTCGTTTCCACTGCGCTCGTCACCTACGTGCAGGCGACCATCAAATACGGCCAGGTCATGGGGGAGGACCTCGCGGGCGGCGACCAGGAGGCGGCCCGTGTCCACCAGGCCGAGGGCTACGCCTTCTGGCGGGTCCTCGCCCCCTTCATCGCCGAGGCCGACGCCGCGGCCGCCGAGGAGATCGACGCTGTGCTGGCCCTGACCGCGGAGCCGACCGAGGGGGAGGGGGATGCGATCCGCGCAGCGCTCGAGGGCGTCTATGCCGACCTGGGCATCGACGAGGAACAGGTCGGCGAGTTCCAGTCGTCCTAG
- a CDS encoding phosphoenolpyruvate carboxykinase (ATP), giving the protein MEGHTVTAADLPSALSVAANPSQAHLRAWVAQMPNAAKTEFGNYNVQARVTARSAGSTFVVTDDPSRTAKPTMARAEYERVARRQDDYIRTADMVLVEGYIGPENSPMKRPARVYVERANANIPAMQQQLYYPKDADWRAADALTVIYTPSCPAQGYPDDRLVAIDLDHWVTRVFSIDYFGESKMGGLRMWMEWAFQQGALAMHAGAKVIPVDGGHRVALIIGLSGTGKTTTTFTRQNGSLPVQDDIVALVEGGGVFSTENGCFAKTYGLDPRDEPTIHAALASPEAWLENVAVDEAGKVDFFDDSYTANGRGTFALDAIEHFDPRKLGTADFLLILNRAEHIAPAVARMTSVEQAVAYFMLGETKGTSAGGTAEAGKRLRVPGTNPFFLGHEFLQGNRLGELIRSMDYDFGVHVLNTGRVGGDEDVPGSKKVGIAHSSAIVKAIAEDTVTWERDPDFGYFVAADVPSFPDPEILQPRRLYQAQGRSEEYEDLVRTLKQERRAYLAGHAGLDPAVVDALG; this is encoded by the coding sequence ATGGAAGGCCACACCGTGACCGCCGCCGATCTCCCGTCCGCTCTGTCCGTCGCCGCGAACCCGAGCCAGGCGCATCTGCGGGCGTGGGTGGCGCAGATGCCCAACGCCGCCAAGACCGAGTTCGGCAACTACAACGTGCAGGCCCGGGTCACGGCGCGGTCGGCGGGGTCGACGTTCGTCGTCACCGACGACCCGTCCAGGACGGCCAAGCCCACCATGGCCCGTGCGGAGTACGAGCGGGTCGCCCGCCGCCAGGACGACTACATCCGCACGGCGGACATGGTCCTGGTGGAGGGCTACATCGGCCCCGAGAACTCGCCGATGAAGCGGCCTGCGCGCGTCTACGTCGAGCGGGCCAACGCCAACATCCCGGCGATGCAGCAGCAGCTGTACTACCCGAAGGACGCGGACTGGCGGGCAGCGGACGCGCTCACCGTCATCTACACGCCCAGCTGTCCGGCGCAGGGCTACCCCGACGACCGGCTCGTGGCCATCGACCTGGACCACTGGGTGACGCGGGTGTTCAGCATCGACTACTTCGGTGAGTCGAAGATGGGCGGGCTGCGGATGTGGATGGAGTGGGCCTTCCAGCAGGGGGCGCTGGCGATGCACGCCGGGGCGAAGGTCATCCCGGTCGACGGCGGCCACCGCGTCGCGCTCATCATCGGGCTGTCGGGGACCGGCAAGACGACCACGACCTTCACCCGCCAGAACGGCTCGCTGCCCGTGCAGGACGACATCGTCGCCCTGGTCGAGGGCGGCGGGGTGTTCTCCACGGAGAACGGCTGCTTCGCCAAGACCTACGGCCTGGACCCGCGGGACGAGCCGACGATCCACGCCGCCCTCGCCTCGCCGGAGGCCTGGCTGGAGAACGTCGCCGTCGACGAGGCGGGCAAGGTGGACTTCTTCGACGACTCCTACACCGCCAACGGTCGCGGCACCTTCGCGCTGGACGCCATCGAGCACTTCGACCCACGCAAGCTCGGCACGGCCGACTTCCTGTTGATCCTCAACCGCGCCGAGCACATCGCGCCGGCCGTGGCGCGGATGACGTCGGTCGAGCAGGCCGTGGCCTACTTCATGCTCGGTGAGACGAAGGGCACCAGCGCCGGCGGCACGGCCGAGGCGGGCAAGCGCCTGCGGGTGCCCGGGACCAACCCCTTCTTCCTGGGCCACGAGTTTCTCCAGGGCAACCGTCTGGGCGAGCTCATCCGCTCCATGGACTACGACTTCGGCGTGCACGTGCTGAACACCGGGCGTGTCGGGGGCGACGAGGACGTCCCCGGGTCGAAGAAGGTGGGCATCGCACACTCCTCGGCGATCGTGAAGGCCATCGCCGAGGACACGGTCACGTGGGAGCGTGACCCCGATTTCGGCTACTTCGTCGCGGCCGACGTCCCGAGCTTCCCCGACCCGGAGATCCTGCAGCCCCGGCGCCTCTATCAGGCACAGGGGCGTAGCGAGGAGTACGAGGACCTGGTCCGCACGCTCAAGCAGGAGCGGCGGGCGTACCTGGCCGGCCACGCCGGGCTGGACCCCGCGGTGGTCGACGCGCTCGGGTGA
- a CDS encoding MBL fold metallo-hydrolase, producing the protein MGTLRLDELTTVVRAPNPSPMTLEGTNTYLLGAPGCGELLVVDPGPDLLEHRRAVEGAAADRDAAIVAAVVTHHHADHAEAAAWTEDWGVPLLAFTPALVPAAEVAPLRDGDVVRRAGIAVEAVHTPGHSSDHVCLRVAGTGAVLTGDHVLGRGTSMVAHPDGDMADYCASLRRLAGLGAPILYPGHGPVVDDPSSVVTAYLEHREERERQILAGLAAGDRTPAGLVARVYADVDPALHPAAERSVRAHLDKLAAEGLVEIRAGEVLPR; encoded by the coding sequence ATGGGCACTCTCCGGCTGGACGAGCTCACGACGGTGGTGCGGGCCCCCAACCCATCGCCGATGACCCTCGAGGGGACGAACACCTACCTGCTGGGGGCGCCGGGCTGCGGCGAGCTCCTCGTCGTCGACCCCGGCCCGGATCTGCTCGAGCACCGCCGGGCGGTCGAGGGCGCGGCAGCGGACCGTGACGCGGCCATCGTCGCCGCCGTCGTGACCCACCACCACGCCGACCACGCCGAGGCGGCGGCGTGGACGGAGGATTGGGGCGTGCCGCTGCTCGCGTTCACCCCGGCGCTGGTGCCCGCGGCCGAGGTGGCCCCGCTGCGTGACGGCGACGTGGTGCGGCGTGCCGGCATCGCCGTGGAGGCCGTGCACACCCCCGGCCACTCCAGCGACCACGTGTGCCTGCGGGTGGCGGGGACCGGAGCGGTCCTCACCGGGGACCACGTCCTCGGCCGCGGCACGAGCATGGTCGCCCATCCCGACGGGGACATGGCCGACTACTGCGCGTCGCTGCGGCGGTTGGCCGGCCTCGGTGCGCCGATCCTGTACCCCGGCCACGGGCCGGTGGTCGACGACCCGAGCAGCGTGGTGACCGCCTACCTGGAGCACCGCGAGGAGCGCGAGCGCCAGATCCTCGCGGGGCTCGCGGCCGGTGACCGCACCCCGGCCGGTCTCGTGGCCCGGGTCTACGCCGACGTCGACCCGGCCCTGCACCCCGCCGCGGAGCGCAGCGTGCGCGCGCATCTGGACAAGCTGGCGGCGGAGGGCCTCGTCGAGATCCGCGCGGGCGAGGTCCTCCCCCGGTGA
- the selA gene encoding L-seryl-tRNA(Sec) selenium transferase translates to MPDRSALARLPRIDDLVVEAGDLVARYGRGPVTAALRRGVEAARHRLVTEGGAAPDVAALVSAAAADLDARRPGPPRPVVNAAGVVVHTNLGRAPLSAAARQAMADAAGYCDLEYDLASGRRGSRGARLDPLLAEATGAEAGLAVNNCAAALVLSLAALALGRDVAVSRGELVEIGGSFRLPEIMAASGARLIEVGTTNRTRAGDYDVEGVALLLKVHPSNFRISGFTEAPGVQALAEIARARGAPLVHDVGSGLLTDRPEDWLAGEPSISGSLAAGADLVLASGDKLLGGPQAGLLVGRADLVERCRRHPLARALRLDKLRVAALVATLEEHLRGGDVPTWAMLHADAGVLATRVSALAERLGGEVADGATLVGGGSAPGLSVPSPVARVGAERPDAVAAALRAGDPPIIVRVDDGALWIDLRTVPAETDDLLAERLTAALHP, encoded by the coding sequence GTGCCAGACCGCTCCGCGCTCGCCCGGCTGCCCCGCATCGACGACCTGGTGGTCGAGGCGGGCGACCTCGTCGCGCGGTACGGGCGGGGGCCTGTCACCGCGGCGCTGCGCCGCGGCGTGGAGGCGGCGCGCCACCGGTTGGTCACCGAGGGCGGTGCGGCCCCGGACGTGGCTGCGCTGGTGTCGGCGGCGGCCGCCGACCTCGACGCGCGCCGGCCGGGGCCCCCCCGGCCGGTGGTGAACGCCGCGGGCGTGGTGGTGCACACCAACCTCGGTCGGGCGCCGCTCTCGGCGGCCGCCCGGCAGGCGATGGCGGACGCGGCCGGCTACTGCGACCTGGAGTACGACCTGGCCAGCGGGCGGCGCGGCTCCCGGGGGGCGCGCCTGGATCCGCTCCTGGCCGAGGCCACCGGCGCGGAGGCCGGCCTTGCGGTCAACAACTGTGCGGCCGCCCTGGTGCTCAGCCTGGCGGCCCTGGCGCTCGGGCGCGACGTGGCGGTCAGCCGCGGCGAGCTCGTGGAGATCGGCGGGTCGTTCCGCCTGCCCGAGATCATGGCCGCGTCCGGGGCGCGCCTGATCGAGGTCGGCACCACCAACCGCACCCGGGCAGGCGACTACGACGTGGAGGGTGTCGCGCTGCTGCTGAAGGTCCATCCGTCCAACTTCCGCATCAGCGGGTTCACCGAGGCACCCGGCGTGCAGGCCCTGGCCGAAATCGCCCGTGCGCGTGGCGCCCCCCTGGTCCACGACGTCGGGTCGGGTCTGCTGACCGACCGGCCGGAGGACTGGCTCGCCGGCGAGCCGAGCATCAGCGGGTCCCTGGCAGCGGGGGCCGACCTGGTGCTGGCCAGCGGCGACAAGCTGCTGGGGGGCCCCCAGGCCGGCCTCCTGGTCGGGCGCGCCGACCTGGTCGAGCGCTGCCGGCGCCACCCGTTGGCCCGCGCCCTGCGACTGGACAAGCTGCGGGTGGCCGCGCTGGTCGCCACGCTGGAGGAGCACCTGCGCGGCGGGGACGTGCCCACCTGGGCGATGCTGCACGCCGACGCCGGGGTCCTGGCGACGCGCGTGTCGGCGCTGGCCGAGCGCCTCGGCGGCGAGGTGGCCGACGGCGCCACCCTGGTCGGCGGCGGCTCCGCGCCCGGCCTCTCGGTCCCCTCGCCGGTCGCGCGCGTGGGTGCCGAGCGCCCCGACGCGGTCGCCGCCGCGCTGCGTGCCGGCGATCCGCCGATCATCGTGCGCGTCGACGACGGGGCCCTCTGGATCGACCTGCGCACCGTGCCCGCCGAGACCGACGACCTCCTCGCCGAGCGCCTCACCGCCGCCCTGCACCCGTAG
- a CDS encoding chloride channel protein, translated as MATTRLREHPLVRRVRSLASTDRTSDGLLVALAAAVGLGTGLLAVALIELIRLVQAVAFAGGPDPVVVVLAPTVGGLLVGMLLMYAVPEARGSGVSQVMTAIALHGGRMRTAVAPGKLLASGLALGSGASGGREGPIVQIGGAVGSTAGRLFNLDEEQKRALIAAGAGAGIAASFNAPIGGMLFALEVILGGFRARYLQVVVVACVVASVTARQIIGPELIYNPPPFTLADPRELLLYVVLGLAAAGVGIALVRGEWLVSTVAERVRIWPPLRTATGGLGVGLIALAVPEVLGTGDRLPAVLGVVTDPIAGMFAGEVGGTGLSAAAFLVLLLVAKLVATALTLGTGSSAGSVAPSVFLGAALGGAFGHVTAVVLPAAGVAPGGFALVGMAAVIGATTRAPLSAILIAIELTGDYGLVLPLMLATGIATFLADRLDRESAYTLPLTRRGIVYGEPEDIDIMQTVRVGEIMVTDPPTVPPSMTVGDLQAEFRRTRRHGFPVVDGSRLIGVVTIADLARAANPGGADDEAMTVTGDIMAMRQRTVGDICTRRVVTVTPDDPVFRAVRRMGAIDAGRVPVVAADDHSRLVGMVGRADIVKAYQRAVTRSLGVQQRQQSSRLRDLAGTQFVELVVAPTADVAGRAVREVAWPPRTIITSVQRRGEVIMPNGDTVLEPGDELVVLTGQGAAEEVHRLVAGPDPDAPPQ; from the coding sequence ATGGCGACCACGCGGCTGAGGGAGCATCCGCTCGTGCGGCGGGTACGGAGCCTGGCGTCCACGGACCGCACCAGCGACGGTCTGCTGGTGGCGCTGGCGGCCGCGGTGGGGCTCGGCACCGGCCTGCTCGCCGTGGCCCTGATCGAGCTCATCCGCCTGGTCCAGGCCGTGGCGTTCGCCGGTGGCCCCGACCCGGTGGTGGTGGTGCTCGCCCCGACGGTGGGCGGCCTGCTCGTCGGGATGCTGCTCATGTACGCCGTGCCCGAGGCGCGCGGGTCGGGGGTGAGCCAGGTCATGACCGCCATCGCGCTCCACGGTGGGCGGATGCGCACGGCGGTGGCGCCCGGCAAGCTCCTGGCCAGCGGCCTGGCGCTGGGATCCGGCGCCTCCGGTGGGCGGGAGGGCCCGATCGTGCAGATCGGCGGCGCGGTCGGCTCGACCGCCGGGCGGCTGTTCAACCTGGACGAGGAGCAGAAGCGCGCCCTGATCGCCGCGGGAGCGGGCGCCGGCATCGCCGCCTCCTTCAACGCACCGATCGGCGGGATGCTGTTCGCCCTGGAGGTCATCCTCGGCGGCTTCCGCGCGCGCTACCTGCAGGTCGTCGTCGTCGCGTGCGTCGTCGCGTCGGTGACGGCGCGCCAGATCATCGGGCCCGAGCTCATCTACAACCCGCCGCCGTTCACCCTCGCCGACCCCCGCGAGCTCCTCCTGTACGTGGTGCTCGGTCTGGCGGCAGCCGGCGTCGGCATCGCCCTCGTGCGCGGCGAGTGGCTCGTGTCCACCGTCGCCGAGCGGGTCCGCATCTGGCCGCCGCTGCGGACCGCCACCGGCGGTCTCGGGGTCGGCCTCATCGCGCTGGCCGTCCCCGAGGTGCTCGGCACGGGCGACCGCCTGCCCGCCGTCCTCGGGGTGGTCACCGACCCGATCGCGGGCATGTTCGCCGGCGAGGTCGGCGGCACCGGCCTGTCCGCGGCCGCCTTCCTGGTCCTGCTGCTCGTCGCCAAGCTGGTCGCCACCGCCCTCACGCTCGGCACCGGCAGCTCCGCCGGGTCGGTGGCACCCTCGGTGTTCCTCGGCGCGGCGCTCGGCGGGGCGTTCGGGCACGTGACCGCGGTGGTGCTGCCGGCGGCGGGCGTCGCGCCCGGCGGGTTCGCACTGGTCGGCATGGCGGCCGTGATCGGCGCGACCACCCGCGCGCCGCTGAGCGCGATCCTGATCGCCATCGAGCTGACCGGCGACTACGGCCTGGTGCTCCCGCTGATGCTCGCCACCGGCATCGCGACGTTCCTGGCCGACCGCCTCGACCGCGAGTCCGCCTACACGCTGCCGCTGACCCGCCGGGGCATCGTGTACGGCGAACCCGAGGACATCGACATCATGCAGACGGTGCGGGTGGGCGAGATCATGGTCACCGACCCCCCCACCGTGCCGCCCTCGATGACCGTGGGCGACCTCCAGGCGGAGTTCCGCCGGACCCGTCGCCACGGCTTCCCGGTGGTCGACGGGAGCCGGCTGATCGGGGTGGTCACGATCGCCGACCTCGCGCGCGCCGCGAACCCGGGCGGCGCCGACGACGAGGCCATGACCGTCACCGGCGACATCATGGCCATGCGCCAGCGCACCGTGGGTGACATCTGCACCCGCCGGGTGGTCACCGTCACCCCCGACGACCCCGTCTTCCGGGCCGTGCGGCGGATGGGCGCCATCGACGCCGGGCGCGTCCCGGTCGTCGCCGCCGACGACCACAGCCGGCTCGTCGGCATGGTCGGCCGTGCCGACATCGTCAAGGCCTACCAGCGCGCGGTCACCCGCAGCCTCGGGGTGCAGCAGCGCCAGCAGTCCTCCCGGCTTCGGGACCTCGCCGGCACGCAGTTCGTCGAGCTGGTCGTGGCCCCCACCGCCGACGTCGCCGGGCGGGCCGTGCGCGAGGTGGCCTGGCCGCCGCGCACCATCATCACCAGCGTGCAGCGCCGCGGCGAGGTGATCATGCCCAACGGCGACACCGTGCTCGAACCCGGTGACGAGCTGGTCGTCCTGACGGGCCAGGGCGCCGCCGAGGAGGTCCACCGCCTCGTGGCCGGCCCCGACCCCGACGCCCCGCCGCAGTAG
- the selB gene encoding selenocysteine-specific translation elongation factor codes for MRVICTAGHVDHGKSTLVKALTGMEPDRFAEEQQRGLTIDLGFAWTSLGDHTVAIVDLPGHERFVGNMLAGAGAVDLALFVVAADEGWMPQSQEHLDILDLLGVSRGLAVITKADTVDAETLELAEELAREQLGGSAFADVDVLAVSAVTGAGLDELRQRLAAVLDATPPPADAGRPRLWIDRAFSVRGAGTVVTGTLSGGRLQVGDDLVLLPGDRPVRVRGLQSLKAAVDEAAPGSRVAVNLSGVDRAGVRRGDALGVAGQWLAVERFDAHVRALPGQVIDRRGAWHLHAGSGERVGRLYPLSGRITDEGYVRVELDEPAPLAAGDRFVLREAGRQATIGGGIVLDPDPPPRPRGAQRAVRASALEARRDALVAGDRARLLGCHVAERGAAVAQATAAATGLTSEGAAAAAAAAGLVPLGAAWAHPDAITAWSEAVGGALRAYHREHPVDRVAPKSLAARAAAEAGCPTARIADLLAALAARGAVVAEGPGLRAPDHAVRLDPEQERAKGALLDALGADPFSPPGLDGAAGAAGASPALVRELEAAGDLVRLGPDLAVTADALAQAVTLLRDAYGAEGPLTAARAKEVLATSRKYAVPLLEALDRRGVTRREGDVRHVR; via the coding sequence ATGCGGGTCATCTGCACCGCCGGGCACGTCGACCACGGCAAGTCCACCCTGGTGAAGGCGCTGACCGGCATGGAGCCGGACCGCTTCGCCGAGGAGCAGCAACGCGGGCTCACGATCGACCTCGGCTTCGCGTGGACGAGTCTCGGCGACCACACGGTCGCCATCGTCGACCTGCCCGGCCACGAGCGCTTCGTCGGCAACATGCTGGCCGGGGCGGGCGCGGTGGACCTGGCGCTGTTCGTGGTCGCCGCCGACGAGGGGTGGATGCCCCAGAGCCAGGAGCACCTCGACATCCTCGACCTGCTCGGGGTGAGCCGGGGCCTGGCGGTGATCACCAAGGCCGACACCGTGGACGCCGAGACCCTGGAGCTGGCCGAGGAGCTCGCCCGCGAGCAGCTGGGTGGCAGCGCGTTCGCCGACGTCGACGTCCTGGCGGTCAGCGCGGTCACCGGCGCAGGACTCGACGAGCTGCGCCAGCGGCTTGCCGCCGTGCTCGACGCGACCCCGCCGCCCGCCGACGCCGGCCGCCCGCGCCTGTGGATCGACCGGGCGTTCTCCGTGCGGGGTGCCGGCACGGTCGTCACCGGCACCCTGTCGGGCGGGCGCCTGCAGGTCGGCGACGACCTCGTGCTGCTGCCCGGGGACCGGCCCGTGCGGGTGCGGGGCCTGCAGTCGCTGAAGGCCGCGGTCGACGAGGCCGCCCCCGGCAGCCGCGTGGCGGTGAACCTGTCGGGGGTGGACCGCGCCGGCGTCCGGCGCGGCGACGCCCTCGGCGTCGCCGGCCAGTGGCTGGCGGTGGAGCGCTTCGACGCGCACGTGCGGGCCCTGCCCGGCCAGGTGATCGACCGCCGGGGCGCCTGGCATCTGCACGCCGGATCCGGCGAGCGCGTCGGCAGGCTGTACCCCCTGTCGGGCAGGATCACCGACGAGGGCTACGTCCGCGTCGAGCTGGACGAGCCCGCCCCCCTGGCCGCCGGGGACCGCTTCGTGCTGCGGGAGGCAGGTCGGCAGGCCACCATCGGCGGTGGGATCGTCCTGGACCCCGACCCCCCGCCCCGTCCTCGCGGGGCGCAGCGCGCGGTGCGGGCGTCGGCGCTGGAGGCCAGGCGCGACGCCCTGGTCGCCGGTGACCGGGCGCGGCTGCTCGGCTGCCACGTCGCCGAGCGCGGTGCCGCCGTGGCGCAGGCCACCGCCGCCGCCACGGGCCTGACGTCCGAGGGGGCGGCGGCCGCGGCGGCTGCCGCCGGCCTCGTGCCACTTGGCGCGGCATGGGCGCACCCCGACGCGATCACCGCATGGAGCGAGGCGGTCGGCGGGGCTTTGCGCGCCTACCACCGCGAGCACCCCGTCGACCGGGTGGCCCCGAAGAGCCTCGCCGCGCGTGCCGCCGCCGAGGCCGGCTGCCCCACGGCCCGCATCGCCGACCTGCTCGCCGCGCTGGCGGCCCGGGGCGCGGTCGTCGCCGAGGGCCCCGGCCTGCGCGCCCCCGACCACGCGGTGCGCCTGGATCCCGAGCAGGAGCGCGCGAAGGGCGCCCTGCTCGACGCGCTGGGCGCCGACCCCTTCTCCCCCCCGGGGCTCGACGGCGCCGCCGGCGCCGCCGGCGCCTCACCCGCGCTCGTGCGGGAGCTCGAGGCGGCGGGCGACCTCGTGCGGCTCGGCCCCGACCTCGCCGTGACCGCCGACGCGCTCGCGCAGGCCGTCACGCTGCTGCGCGACGCCTACGGGGCCGAGGGCCCGCTGACCGCGGCGCGCGCCAAGGAGGTCCTGGCGACCAGCCGCAAGTACGCCGTCCCGCTCCTGGAGGCCCTGGACCGCCGGGGTGTCACCCGCCGGGAGGGCGACGTCCGCCACGTCCGCTGA
- a CDS encoding RidA family protein, with protein MTIEERLAALGITLPAPPPAAAAYVPWTRSGDLVFTAGQLPLDHGELVARGVLGDGLDLPTGRRCARACAVNLLAQMRAAAGDLAQVRRVIKVTVFVASAPAFTDQHLVANGCSELLAEVLGEAGRHARAAVGVACLPMGAPVEAEAVVEVASG; from the coding sequence GTGACGATCGAGGAACGCCTGGCGGCGCTCGGCATCACGTTGCCGGCCCCGCCGCCCGCGGCCGCGGCCTACGTGCCGTGGACACGCAGCGGCGACCTGGTGTTCACCGCGGGTCAGCTCCCCCTGGACCACGGGGAGCTGGTCGCCCGCGGCGTGCTGGGTGACGGCCTGGACCTGCCGACCGGCCGGCGCTGCGCCCGCGCCTGCGCGGTCAACCTGCTGGCCCAGATGCGCGCGGCCGCGGGGGACCTGGCACAGGTGCGCCGCGTGATCAAGGTCACCGTCTTCGTGGCCAGCGCGCCCGCCTTCACCGACCAGCACCTCGTGGCCAACGGCTGCAGCGAGCTGCTCGCCGAGGTCCTCGGTGAGGCGGGCCGCCATGCGCGCGCAGCCGTCGGCGTGGCCTGCCTGCCGATGGGCGCCCCCGTCGAGGCCGAGGCCGTCGTCGAGGTCGCGTCGGGCTGA
- a CDS encoding WhiB family transcriptional regulator yields the protein MASLPLLQTALSAAWQEHGLCRSIDAGVFFPPVQFEPKPEREAREAEAKAICAQCSVRVECLEWALDAAEQFGIWGGHSELDRKHILAGRLKAC from the coding sequence ATGGCATCGTTGCCGTTGCTGCAGACGGCCCTGTCTGCAGCGTGGCAGGAACACGGCCTGTGCCGCAGCATCGACGCGGGGGTCTTCTTCCCCCCCGTCCAGTTCGAGCCCAAGCCGGAGCGCGAGGCCCGGGAGGCCGAGGCCAAGGCCATCTGCGCGCAGTGCTCGGTGCGGGTGGAGTGCCTGGAGTGGGCACTTGATGCCGCGGAGCAGTTCGGGATCTGGGGCGGGCACTCCGAGCTGGACCGCAAGCACATCCTCGCCGGCCGGCTGAAGGCGTGCTGA